One genomic window of Microbacterium testaceum StLB037 includes the following:
- the polA gene encoding DNA polymerase I — MTDAEKPTLLVVDGHSLAYRAFYALPVDNFSTKDGQHTNGIYGFLSMFVNLVKAEKPTHLAVAFDTSRQSFRTREYAEYKANRSESPAEFKGQIPLLQECLEAMGVPVLKKEDFEADDILATLATQGEAQGFQVLVCSGDRDTIQLVTDDITLLYPNVQGVSQLKRYDTAAVIEKYGLPPEQYPDIAALVGETSDNLPGVPKVGEKTAVKWLTQWGSLDALLENADKVTGVVGNNLREHLDGVRRNRALNRLLRDVELPVGPSDLQMKPLDGQAVRDIFARLEFRTLLPRVFDALGGDAGDAAEEAQPTATAPTPATLGADALAAWAAASTDTVGLTLVLAQGTPAQIGLARADAAAEAAWTPAVRDALAEWLASDTPKVMADAKPQVKALLREGIALGGIASDVILAGWLVRPSFPDKTLGDLVQRYLDEKLPEADPTQLVPETEGATPGQLAWFIRRVAEAQRADLPERVAEVLDDIEMPTLTALADMELAGVAVSHAKLSGFSAELGARADALARDAYAAIGHEVNLGSPKQLQEVLFDELQLPKTRKTKSGYTTDAAALADLQESAPHPFLDLLLKHREATKLKQIIDALDTATGPDGRIHTTYVQTGSQTGRLSSTDPNLQNIPIRTEESRRIRAAFEVGEGYETLLTADYSQIEMRIMAHLSGDPGLIEAFNSGEDLHRFVGARVFGVEPAEVTPAMRTKVKAMSYGLVYGLSAFGLSKQLRIEQSEAKKLMLEYFARFGAVRDYLRGSVEQARQDGYTETIFGRRRPFPDLTSMNRVLRENAERAALNAPIQGSAADIMKVALFRIREELASAGLRSRVLLQIHDELVVEIAPGEWDAVERIVRARMADAAELSVPLDVQIGRGGDWDEAGH; from the coding sequence GTGACGGATGCCGAAAAGCCTACCCTCCTCGTCGTCGACGGCCACTCGCTGGCCTATCGGGCGTTCTACGCCCTGCCCGTCGACAACTTCTCGACGAAGGACGGCCAACACACCAACGGCATCTACGGTTTCCTCTCGATGTTCGTGAACCTCGTGAAAGCCGAGAAGCCGACGCACCTCGCCGTCGCCTTCGACACCTCACGGCAGTCGTTCCGCACCCGCGAGTACGCCGAGTACAAGGCGAACCGCAGCGAGTCGCCCGCCGAGTTCAAGGGACAGATCCCGCTGCTGCAGGAGTGCCTCGAGGCCATGGGCGTCCCGGTCCTGAAGAAAGAGGACTTCGAGGCCGACGACATCCTCGCCACCCTCGCGACGCAGGGAGAAGCGCAGGGCTTCCAGGTGCTCGTCTGCTCGGGGGACCGCGACACGATCCAGCTCGTGACCGACGACATCACCCTGCTGTACCCCAACGTGCAAGGCGTGTCGCAGCTCAAGCGCTACGACACCGCCGCCGTCATCGAGAAGTACGGGCTGCCCCCGGAGCAGTACCCCGACATCGCCGCTCTCGTGGGCGAGACGAGCGACAACCTGCCGGGTGTCCCGAAGGTCGGCGAGAAGACCGCGGTGAAGTGGCTGACGCAGTGGGGCTCGCTCGACGCCCTGCTCGAGAACGCCGACAAGGTCACGGGCGTCGTCGGCAACAACCTCCGCGAGCACCTCGACGGTGTCAGGCGCAACCGGGCACTCAACCGTCTGCTGCGCGACGTCGAGCTTCCCGTGGGGCCCTCCGACCTCCAGATGAAGCCGCTCGACGGCCAGGCCGTGCGCGACATCTTCGCGCGCCTCGAGTTCCGCACCCTGCTGCCGCGCGTGTTCGACGCCCTCGGGGGAGATGCGGGTGACGCCGCCGAAGAGGCCCAGCCGACGGCCACGGCACCCACCCCGGCGACGCTCGGCGCCGACGCGCTTGCAGCGTGGGCGGCCGCGTCGACCGACACGGTCGGCCTCACCCTCGTACTGGCGCAGGGAACCCCCGCCCAGATCGGTCTCGCGCGCGCCGACGCGGCGGCCGAGGCCGCGTGGACGCCGGCCGTCCGAGACGCCCTCGCCGAGTGGTTGGCATCCGACACTCCCAAGGTGATGGCCGACGCGAAGCCGCAGGTGAAGGCGCTGCTGCGCGAGGGGATCGCGCTCGGCGGCATCGCGTCCGACGTCATCCTTGCCGGGTGGCTCGTGCGCCCGAGCTTCCCCGACAAGACGCTCGGCGACCTCGTGCAGCGCTACCTCGATGAGAAGCTCCCCGAGGCCGACCCCACGCAGCTCGTCCCCGAGACCGAGGGCGCAACGCCCGGTCAGCTCGCGTGGTTCATCCGGCGGGTCGCCGAGGCGCAGCGCGCCGACCTTCCCGAGCGCGTGGCCGAGGTCCTCGACGACATCGAGATGCCGACCCTCACGGCCCTCGCCGACATGGAGCTGGCGGGCGTCGCGGTCTCGCACGCGAAGCTGTCGGGCTTCTCCGCCGAGCTCGGAGCACGCGCCGACGCCCTCGCCCGCGACGCGTACGCGGCGATCGGACACGAGGTGAACCTCGGCTCGCCCAAGCAGCTGCAGGAGGTGCTGTTCGACGAGCTGCAGCTCCCGAAGACGCGCAAGACCAAGAGCGGATACACGACGGATGCGGCGGCCCTCGCCGATCTGCAGGAGAGCGCCCCGCACCCGTTCCTCGACCTGCTGCTCAAGCACCGCGAAGCGACCAAGCTCAAGCAGATCATCGATGCGCTGGACACGGCCACGGGACCCGATGGCCGCATCCACACGACCTACGTACAGACGGGGAGCCAGACCGGGCGCCTGTCGAGCACCGACCCGAACCTGCAGAACATCCCGATCCGCACCGAGGAGAGCCGGCGCATCCGCGCCGCGTTCGAGGTGGGCGAGGGCTACGAGACCCTGCTGACGGCGGATTACTCCCAGATCGAGATGCGGATCATGGCGCACCTCTCCGGCGACCCCGGACTCATCGAGGCCTTCAACTCGGGCGAAGACCTGCACCGCTTCGTCGGGGCGCGCGTCTTCGGCGTCGAGCCCGCCGAGGTCACGCCCGCGATGCGTACCAAGGTCAAGGCGATGTCGTACGGCCTCGTGTACGGCCTCTCGGCGTTCGGGCTCTCGAAGCAGTTGCGCATCGAGCAGTCCGAGGCGAAGAAGCTCATGCTCGAGTACTTCGCCCGCTTCGGCGCCGTCCGCGACTACCTCCGCGGCTCGGTCGAGCAGGCGCGCCAGGACGGCTACACCGAGACCATCTTCGGTCGGCGCCGGCCGTTCCCCGACCTGACGAGCATGAACCGCGTGCTGCGTGAGAACGCCGAGCGCGCCGCGCTGAACGCCCCGATCCAGGGCAGTGCCGCCGACATCATGAAGGTCGCGCTGTTCCGCATCCGTGAGGAGCTGGCATCCGCGGGTCTGCGCTCGCGCGTCCTGCTGCAGATCCACGACGAACTCGTCGTCGAGATCGCGCCGGGGGAGTGGGATGCCGTGGAGCGCATCGTGCGAGCCCGGATGGCGGACGCGGCCGAGCTCTCGGTACCGCTCGACGTGCAGATCGGTCGCGGAGGCGATTGGGACGAAGCGGGCCACTGA
- a CDS encoding DUF885 domain-containing protein — translation MTDAQRTPTPIDTIAEAWVDTLAERIPTLATYIGRDEYNGRFGDYSPEGAEALTADARSTKAALEAAEPVDGIDAVTKMDLVRELDLMIEQHEAKTHLRDLNVIASPAQDIRATFDLMPTATVEDWVTIAERMKALPAAVEGYVETLRRGIAEGVVPARRQVSEVVTQIGRYTADTGFFAEFAAGAAPAEGQLPASLARELDENAGAARVAYDGLASFLSSELAPVAGEADGVGREMYALHSRQFLGAEIDLDETYDWGAEELARMVAEQEAIANEILPGASVEEAVAFLEKDESRKLRGTKALQEWMQRTSDKAVEELGRTHFDIAEPIRELECMIAPTNEGGIYYTGPTDDFSRPGRMWWSVPEGVDTFDTWRELTTVYHEGVPGHHLQIAQAVYNRAQLNSWRRLLAGTSGHAEGWALYAERLMEQLGYLDDPADRLGMLDGQRMRAARVVLDIGVHLGKPRLDGTGTWDHDYALAFMLKNVNMSEEFVRFEVNRYLGWPGQAPAYKVGQRIWEQVREEEQQRRGADFSMKEFHTRALDIGGVGLDTLRAALASV, via the coding sequence ATGACTGACGCACAACGCACCCCCACGCCGATCGACACGATCGCCGAGGCGTGGGTCGACACCCTGGCGGAGCGCATCCCGACGCTGGCCACCTACATCGGGCGCGACGAGTACAACGGCCGCTTCGGCGACTACAGCCCCGAGGGCGCCGAGGCCCTCACCGCCGACGCGCGTTCGACGAAGGCCGCGCTCGAGGCCGCCGAGCCCGTCGACGGGATCGACGCGGTCACGAAGATGGACCTCGTCCGCGAGCTCGACCTGATGATCGAGCAGCACGAGGCCAAGACGCACTTGCGCGACCTGAACGTGATCGCCTCGCCCGCGCAGGACATCCGCGCCACCTTCGACCTCATGCCGACCGCCACGGTCGAAGACTGGGTCACGATCGCCGAGCGCATGAAGGCCCTGCCCGCCGCCGTCGAGGGCTACGTCGAGACGCTTCGCCGCGGCATCGCCGAGGGTGTCGTCCCCGCACGCCGCCAGGTGAGCGAGGTCGTCACGCAGATCGGCCGCTACACCGCCGACACGGGCTTCTTCGCGGAGTTCGCCGCGGGAGCCGCTCCCGCCGAGGGTCAGCTGCCCGCCTCCCTGGCGCGGGAGCTCGACGAGAACGCGGGTGCCGCCCGCGTCGCGTACGACGGCTTGGCATCCTTCCTCTCCTCCGAGCTCGCCCCCGTCGCGGGCGAGGCCGACGGCGTGGGCCGCGAGATGTACGCCCTGCACTCCCGCCAGTTCCTCGGCGCCGAGATCGACCTCGACGAGACGTACGACTGGGGCGCGGAGGAGCTGGCTCGGATGGTCGCCGAGCAGGAGGCGATCGCGAACGAGATCCTCCCCGGGGCGAGCGTCGAAGAGGCGGTCGCGTTCCTCGAGAAGGACGAGTCCCGCAAGCTCCGCGGCACGAAAGCCCTGCAGGAGTGGATGCAGCGCACGAGCGACAAGGCCGTGGAGGAGCTCGGGCGGACCCACTTCGACATCGCCGAGCCCATCCGCGAGCTCGAGTGCATGATCGCCCCCACGAACGAGGGCGGGATCTACTACACCGGGCCCACCGACGACTTCTCGCGGCCCGGCCGCATGTGGTGGTCGGTCCCCGAGGGCGTCGACACCTTCGACACCTGGCGCGAACTCACCACGGTGTACCACGAGGGCGTACCGGGTCACCACCTGCAGATCGCCCAGGCCGTCTACAACCGCGCGCAGCTCAACTCGTGGCGCCGTCTGCTGGCGGGCACGAGCGGCCACGCCGAGGGCTGGGCGCTGTACGCCGAGCGCCTCATGGAGCAGCTCGGCTACCTCGACGACCCCGCCGACCGCCTCGGCATGCTCGACGGGCAGCGCATGCGCGCCGCGCGCGTCGTGCTCGACATCGGCGTGCACCTCGGCAAGCCCCGCCTCGACGGCACCGGCACCTGGGACCACGACTACGCCCTCGCGTTCATGCTGAAGAACGTCAACATGAGCGAGGAGTTCGTCCGTTTCGAGGTCAACCGCTACCTCGGCTGGCCGGGGCAGGCCCCGGCGTACAAGGTCGGCCAGCGCATCTGGGAGCAGGTCCGCGAGGAGGAGCAGCAGCGCCGCGGCGCCGACTTCTCGATGAAGGAGTTCCACACCCGGGCGCTCGACATCGGCGGCGTCGGTCTCGACACGCTGCGGGCCGCCTTGGCATCCGTCTGA
- a CDS encoding LLM class flavin-dependent oxidoreductase, producing MDATPVELGLDTFGDISRGPDGSLQSDAQTIRNVVEQAVLADQVGLSFFGVGEHHRKDFAVTSPEIVLAAAAARTTNIHLGTSVTVLSSDDPVRVYERFATLDAVSNGRAEVILGRGSFIESFPLFGYDLNDYEQLFEEKLELFSLLLDEKPVTWSGRTRAGLRDADVYPKTENGLKAWVGVGGSPESVVRAARYGYGLVLAIIGGSSARFRPFGQLYRQSLQEFGKPAMPISVHSPGHVAATDQQAWDEAYEGVAELNTTIGRERGWPAYNRLRFQHDVGPEGAMYIGSPETVATKIAATVRTLGASRFQMKFASGSISHDRLMSSIELYGTRVLPLVREMLADTDSDAAVS from the coding sequence ATGGACGCCACCCCCGTCGAGCTCGGCCTCGATACCTTCGGAGACATCTCGCGCGGTCCCGACGGGTCGCTGCAGAGCGACGCGCAGACCATCCGCAACGTCGTGGAGCAGGCGGTGCTGGCCGACCAGGTCGGGCTGTCGTTCTTCGGGGTGGGGGAGCACCATCGCAAGGACTTCGCGGTCACCAGCCCCGAGATCGTCCTCGCCGCGGCCGCGGCCCGCACGACGAACATCCACCTCGGCACCTCCGTGACCGTGCTCTCGAGCGATGACCCCGTGCGCGTCTACGAGCGGTTCGCGACGCTCGACGCCGTCTCGAACGGTCGCGCCGAGGTCATCCTCGGACGCGGATCGTTCATCGAGTCCTTCCCGCTGTTCGGCTACGACCTGAACGACTACGAGCAGCTGTTCGAGGAGAAGCTCGAGCTGTTCTCCCTCCTGCTCGACGAGAAGCCCGTCACCTGGTCGGGGCGCACGCGTGCCGGACTCCGGGATGCCGACGTGTATCCCAAGACCGAGAACGGGCTGAAGGCGTGGGTCGGTGTCGGCGGATCTCCCGAGTCGGTCGTCCGCGCGGCTCGTTACGGCTACGGTCTCGTCCTCGCGATCATCGGCGGGTCCTCCGCCCGCTTCCGCCCGTTCGGGCAGCTCTACCGGCAGTCGCTGCAGGAGTTCGGCAAGCCCGCGATGCCCATCTCGGTGCACTCGCCCGGTCACGTGGCGGCCACCGACCAGCAGGCGTGGGACGAAGCGTACGAGGGGGTCGCCGAGCTCAACACGACGATCGGCCGCGAGCGCGGCTGGCCCGCGTACAACCGCCTGCGCTTCCAGCACGACGTCGGTCCCGAGGGCGCGATGTACATCGGCTCTCCCGAGACCGTGGCGACGAAGATCGCGGCGACCGTGCGAACGCTGGGCGCCTCGCGCTTCCAGATGAAGTTCGCGAGCGGCTCGATCTCGCACGACCGCCTGATGTCGAGCATCGAGCTCTACGGCACGCGCGTGCTGCCCCTCGTGCGGGAGATGCTCGCCGACACGGACTCCGACGCGGCGGTCTCGTGA
- a CDS encoding MFS transporter, which produces MSASTDTLRVSERLDALPFTRRHGKILGGSGLGWALDAMDVGLISFIIAALAAQWQLEPAQASWIASAGFAGMAIGASLGGLLADRFGRRQVFALTLLVYGAATGASALVGGLAALLVLRFLVGLGLGAELPVASTYVSEFAPARIRGRVIVFLEAFWAVGWTAAAIIGYLVVPSSADGWRWAFALGAIPAVYALIVRWGLPESPRWLASRGRNSEAVAIVRDLEAAAGRVSLEPSSDTRPASAPAPRARVGALWAPALRVRTASLWVLWFCVNFSYYGAFIWIPTILVAQGYDLVRSFGFTLIITLAQLPGYAVAAWLIEAWGRRATLATFLAGSAIAAVLFGTASGELAVIGTGMLLSFFNLGAWGALYAATPETYPTTLRGTGAGWAAGVGRIASILAPLSVPPLLAAGGAPLLFVVFAAFFAVAVVAALFLREQRGRALS; this is translated from the coding sequence GTGAGCGCGAGCACCGACACCCTGCGAGTGTCCGAACGTCTCGACGCCCTGCCGTTCACCCGACGTCACGGGAAGATCCTGGGCGGCTCGGGACTGGGCTGGGCCCTGGATGCCATGGATGTCGGGCTCATCTCGTTCATCATCGCCGCGCTGGCGGCGCAGTGGCAGTTGGAGCCCGCCCAGGCGTCGTGGATCGCCTCGGCCGGCTTCGCGGGGATGGCGATCGGCGCGAGTCTCGGCGGACTCCTCGCGGACCGCTTCGGCCGACGCCAGGTCTTCGCCCTCACGCTCCTCGTCTACGGTGCCGCGACCGGCGCGAGCGCGTTGGTCGGCGGTCTCGCGGCCCTGCTCGTGCTGCGCTTCCTCGTGGGCCTCGGTCTCGGTGCGGAGTTGCCCGTGGCCTCCACCTACGTGAGCGAGTTTGCCCCGGCGCGCATCCGAGGACGCGTCATCGTGTTCCTCGAGGCGTTCTGGGCCGTCGGGTGGACGGCCGCCGCGATCATCGGCTACCTCGTCGTCCCGTCCTCGGCCGACGGGTGGCGGTGGGCGTTCGCGCTCGGTGCGATCCCCGCGGTCTACGCCCTGATCGTGCGCTGGGGCCTTCCGGAGTCGCCTCGGTGGCTGGCGTCGCGGGGTCGCAACAGCGAAGCCGTCGCGATCGTGCGGGACCTCGAGGCCGCCGCCGGGCGCGTGTCGCTCGAGCCGTCGAGCGACACGCGCCCGGCATCCGCTCCCGCCCCTCGCGCGCGCGTCGGCGCGCTGTGGGCACCGGCCCTCCGGGTGCGCACGGCGAGTCTGTGGGTGCTGTGGTTCTGCGTGAACTTCTCGTACTACGGCGCCTTCATCTGGATCCCGACGATCCTCGTGGCCCAGGGCTACGACCTCGTGCGCTCGTTCGGCTTCACGCTCATCATCACCCTCGCGCAGCTCCCCGGATACGCGGTCGCCGCGTGGCTCATCGAGGCCTGGGGGCGACGCGCGACCCTCGCGACCTTCCTCGCCGGTTCGGCGATCGCCGCGGTGCTCTTCGGCACGGCGTCGGGGGAGCTCGCGGTGATCGGGACCGGGATGCTGCTGTCGTTCTTCAACCTCGGCGCGTGGGGCGCCCTGTACGCCGCCACCCCCGAGACCTACCCCACGACCCTCCGCGGTACCGGTGCCGGCTGGGCCGCGGGCGTCGGGCGCATCGCGTCCATCCTCGCGCCGCTCTCGGTCCCGCCGTTGCTGGCCGCCGGCGGCGCCCCGCTGCTGTTCGTCGTGTTCGCGGCGTTCTTCGCTGTCGCCGTGGTCGCCGCGCTGTTCCTCCGGGAGCAACGGGGTCGCGCCCTGTCCTGA
- a CDS encoding SGNH/GDSL hydrolase family protein — protein sequence MASVRYVAIGDSFTEGVGDELPDGTVRGWADLAAQGWADAAGEPIQYANLAIRGKLIQPIVEQQLEPALALRPTHLSFNGGGNDMLRPRADLERIVGFFEHVLRRCDEEGVQLIVLSGANPSAGLPLGRVLQMRGDRLSTAVEERLAPRPDVITAYNWFDRELAGGEFWSVDRLHMNPRGHHRVAARVLQAVGLSAPPEWWRLREIPEIERLKGSAYYREHVAPWVRRRLAGTSSGDGRAPKFGGAWVELTPGG from the coding sequence ATGGCATCCGTCCGCTATGTCGCGATCGGCGACTCGTTCACCGAAGGAGTCGGCGACGAACTCCCCGACGGCACCGTGCGAGGGTGGGCCGACCTCGCAGCCCAGGGATGGGCGGATGCCGCGGGCGAACCGATCCAGTATGCGAACCTCGCGATCCGCGGCAAGCTCATCCAGCCCATCGTCGAGCAGCAGCTCGAGCCGGCGCTGGCCCTGCGTCCGACGCACCTGTCCTTCAACGGCGGCGGGAACGACATGCTGCGCCCGCGGGCCGACCTCGAACGGATCGTCGGGTTCTTCGAGCACGTGCTGCGGCGCTGCGATGAGGAGGGCGTGCAGCTGATCGTCCTCTCAGGCGCGAACCCGTCCGCGGGGCTGCCGCTCGGGCGTGTGCTGCAGATGCGCGGTGATCGACTGTCCACAGCCGTCGAGGAGCGACTCGCCCCCCGCCCCGACGTCATCACGGCCTACAACTGGTTCGATCGCGAGCTCGCCGGGGGAGAGTTCTGGTCCGTCGATCGGTTGCACATGAACCCCCGGGGACACCACCGCGTCGCCGCGCGCGTCCTCCAGGCGGTCGGCCTGTCGGCCCCGCCCGAGTGGTGGCGACTGCGCGAGATCCCCGAGATCGAGCGCCTGAAGGGCTCCGCGTACTACCGCGAGCACGTCGCTCCCTGGGTGCGTCGGCGCCTCGCGGGTACCTCGTCGGGCGATGGTCGTGCTCCGAAGTTCGGCGGCGCGTGGGTGGAGCTCACCCCGGGCGGGTGA
- a CDS encoding SDR family oxidoreductase, giving the protein MTTALVTGTSSGIGLHTAIGLARTGVQVIATVRDTSRADALRAAAATAGVELDIRALDVTDAAGARDLVTDAGPLDILVNNAGRGAVGTLEQLTDEDLQAQLDTNYLSVARLTRLVLPGMRERGSGRIVTVTSVGGAVGQPFSDAYCAAKFAVEGLMQSLAPVVAPFGIDVSIVEPGAVASSFTASVERAEPGPYAALQQAYLDRAATSFASAQSAEDAAETVVEAAVTDAPRFRWQTSESALRFAGLSLADLSGSRVLDVTSHWVR; this is encoded by the coding sequence ATGACAACTGCACTCGTCACCGGCACCTCCAGCGGCATCGGCCTCCACACCGCGATCGGCCTCGCGCGAACGGGCGTCCAGGTCATCGCCACCGTCCGCGACACGAGTCGAGCCGATGCGCTCCGTGCGGCCGCCGCGACGGCGGGGGTCGAGCTCGACATCCGTGCCCTCGACGTCACCGACGCCGCCGGCGCGCGCGACCTCGTAACAGACGCGGGGCCGCTCGACATCCTCGTGAACAACGCGGGCCGGGGCGCCGTGGGCACCCTGGAGCAGCTCACCGACGAGGATCTCCAGGCGCAGCTCGATACGAACTACCTCTCGGTCGCCCGACTCACCCGCCTGGTCCTCCCCGGCATGCGCGAGCGGGGGAGCGGTCGCATCGTCACCGTCACGAGCGTCGGGGGAGCCGTGGGCCAGCCGTTCTCCGACGCGTACTGCGCCGCGAAGTTCGCCGTCGAGGGGCTGATGCAGTCCCTCGCCCCCGTGGTCGCCCCCTTCGGCATCGACGTGTCGATCGTCGAGCCCGGTGCCGTCGCGTCGTCGTTCACCGCCTCGGTCGAGCGGGCGGAACCGGGACCCTATGCCGCTCTCCAGCAGGCGTACCTGGACCGGGCGGCGACTTCGTTCGCGAGTGCGCAGTCGGCGGAGGATGCCGCGGAGACCGTCGTCGAGGCGGCCGTCACCGATGCGCCACGGTTCCGGTGGCAGACCTCGGAGTCCGCGCTGCGGTTCGCGGGTCTCTCCCTCGCCGACCTCAGCGGCTCGCGCGTGCTGGACGTGACCTCGCACTGGGTGCGCTGA
- a CDS encoding transglutaminase domain-containing protein, whose translation MSDAAPPDGWYPDPGSPGTQLRYWRDGRWTEHIHPLVSADNAAGAQPGVAAATGDAQNPPKKRRTGLIVGLVGGFSAVVVAVAAFFAWGLPALTGPQLTTQDDWPYAWAPLQDNVDMNQTFTFPADYDLDAKAAENGDQRDTSFAFELFTDSSLTHHADYTAHQYDRDVEIGPGLGASHLRFHWETDTIDNPDDREFEINGGRSAWGVHDTYYLVQKLDKAGNPLEKPIVHPFRVARALAMPQVNYGVNPNGTLQMSWDPVPGATEYLVAVSSWDGERRQVWLVGSTKVPTWSPPIRDPFSGERETVEQEQNQGLRTYAMWSAAEIEGQADNGGAVNALDNDTSEYEYGVIATDGTGFSAMQPTDANTVAASLPQEIPLYLKKQQFPNGQIVDSLDKISTRFFFTSVDGATRQTAAYIDPDDVALQKEGVRMHLSGLGTGLGWPMYLTVRDVDAAKAQINAFNERVKAELPTTGLPQVTTISAPIQGDPSQYTPSTTAPDVDYPVSGTDEFTRYLAANLVAREDAIDVSAYVDRAGMPELSDAIGEAVYQNPYVLGYRGYTVKGDIVYVSYANDAETTKRLQGEIASVVGDAVAKVTTSDMSAADKASALNQWLVDTASYDKAALEAGKATLGFPSGFAHAWDPSGVLLSENGNTGVCASYAAAYKALMDAAGVPSVVVTGDVLDGGGHAWNKVQVDGKWLAVDPTWNDGGDPTEYLMISDAQFTGSATRTESNDWMVDNRIADYATP comes from the coding sequence ATGAGCGACGCTGCGCCTCCCGACGGTTGGTATCCCGATCCCGGCAGCCCGGGCACGCAGCTGCGCTACTGGCGCGACGGGCGATGGACGGAGCACATCCACCCCCTGGTCTCCGCTGACAACGCGGCGGGCGCTCAGCCCGGCGTCGCGGCGGCGACCGGGGATGCCCAGAATCCGCCGAAGAAGCGCCGCACCGGCCTCATCGTCGGTCTCGTGGGCGGGTTCTCCGCGGTCGTCGTCGCCGTGGCGGCGTTCTTCGCGTGGGGCCTACCCGCCTTGACGGGACCTCAGCTCACCACGCAGGACGACTGGCCCTATGCGTGGGCGCCGCTTCAGGACAACGTCGATATGAACCAGACATTCACCTTCCCCGCCGATTACGACCTCGATGCGAAGGCCGCCGAGAACGGCGACCAACGCGACACGTCTTTCGCGTTCGAGCTGTTCACGGATTCCAGCCTGACCCATCACGCCGACTACACCGCGCACCAGTACGACCGCGACGTGGAGATCGGGCCGGGGCTCGGCGCCTCCCATCTCCGGTTCCACTGGGAAACGGACACGATCGACAATCCCGACGACCGCGAGTTCGAGATCAACGGCGGCCGCTCGGCGTGGGGCGTGCACGACACGTATTACCTCGTGCAGAAACTCGACAAGGCCGGGAATCCGCTCGAAAAGCCGATCGTGCACCCCTTCCGGGTGGCGCGGGCGCTGGCGATGCCGCAGGTGAACTACGGCGTCAATCCCAACGGCACTCTCCAGATGTCGTGGGACCCGGTGCCGGGAGCGACGGAGTACCTCGTCGCGGTGTCGTCGTGGGACGGCGAGCGCCGGCAGGTGTGGCTGGTCGGCTCGACGAAGGTTCCGACGTGGTCTCCCCCGATCAGGGATCCCTTCTCCGGCGAGCGCGAGACGGTGGAGCAGGAGCAGAACCAGGGCCTTCGGACGTACGCGATGTGGAGCGCCGCCGAGATCGAGGGGCAGGCAGATAACGGCGGGGCCGTGAACGCGCTCGACAACGACACGAGCGAGTACGAGTACGGTGTGATCGCCACGGACGGGACGGGCTTCTCGGCGATGCAGCCGACCGATGCCAACACCGTTGCGGCGTCCCTCCCCCAGGAGATTCCGCTCTACCTCAAGAAGCAGCAGTTCCCCAACGGGCAGATCGTCGACTCTCTCGACAAGATCTCGACCCGCTTCTTCTTCACGTCCGTGGACGGGGCGACGCGCCAGACGGCGGCCTACATCGACCCCGATGACGTGGCCCTGCAGAAAGAAGGCGTGCGGATGCACCTGAGCGGGCTGGGCACCGGTCTCGGATGGCCGATGTACCTCACGGTCAGGGACGTCGACGCGGCGAAAGCGCAGATCAACGCCTTCAACGAGCGGGTGAAGGCCGAGCTGCCCACGACAGGACTCCCCCAGGTCACGACGATCTCCGCGCCCATCCAGGGCGATCCCAGCCAGTACACACCGTCGACCACGGCACCCGATGTCGACTACCCCGTTTCCGGCACCGATGAGTTCACGAGATACCTCGCCGCGAACCTCGTCGCGCGCGAAGACGCGATCGACGTCTCGGCCTATGTGGATCGCGCCGGGATGCCGGAGCTCAGCGACGCGATCGGCGAAGCGGTCTACCAGAACCCCTATGTGCTCGGCTATCGCGGGTACACCGTGAAGGGCGACATCGTCTACGTCAGCTATGCGAACGACGCGGAGACGACGAAGCGGTTGCAGGGCGAGATCGCCTCCGTCGTGGGAGATGCCGTCGCGAAGGTCACGACGTCCGACATGAGCGCGGCGGACAAGGCCAGCGCTCTGAACCAGTGGCTCGTCGACACCGCGAGCTACGACAAGGCTGCCCTCGAGGCGGGCAAGGCGACCCTCGGGTTCCCGTCCGGATTCGCGCACGCGTGGGACCCGAGCGGCGTGCTGCTGTCGGAGAACGGCAACACCGGTGTGTGCGCGAGCTACGCCGCCGCCTACAAGGCCCTGATGGATGCCGCGGGCGTCCCGTCCGTCGTCGTCACCGGCGACGTGCTCGACGGGGGCGGACACGCATGGAACAAGGTCCAGGTGGACGGGAAGTGGCTCGCGGTCGATCCGACGTGGAACGACGGCGGGGACCCGACGGAGTACCTGATGATCTCGGATGCGCAGTTCACCGGCTCGGCGACCCGTACCGAGTCGAACGACTGGATGGTGGACAACCGGATCGCCGACTACGCGACGCCGTGA